One genomic region from Marmota flaviventris isolate mMarFla1 chromosome 6, mMarFla1.hap1, whole genome shotgun sequence encodes:
- the Gabbr1 gene encoding gamma-aminobutyric acid type B receptor subunit 1 isoform X5, translating into MRLMNRTPHSERRAVYIGALFPMSGGWPGGQACQPAVEMALEDVNSRRDILPDYELKLIHHDSKCDPGQATKYLYELLYNDPIKIILMPGCSSVSTLVAEAARMWNLIVLSYGSSSPALSNRQRFPTFFRTHPSATLHNPTRVKLFEKWGWKKIATIQQTTEVFTSTLDDLEERVKEAGIEITFRQSFFSDPAVPVKNLKRQDARIIVGLFYETEARKVFCEVYKERLFGKKYVWFLIGWYADNWFKIYDPSINCTVDEMTEAVEGHITTEIVMLNPANTRSISNMTSQEFVEKLTKRLKRHPEETGGFQEAPLAYDAIWALALALNKTSGGGGRSGVRLEDFNYNNQTITDQIYRAMNSSSFEGVSGHVVFDASGSRMAWTLIEQLQGGSYKKIGYYDSTKDDLSWSKTDKWIGGSPPADQTLVIKTFRFLSQKLFISVSVLSSLGIVLAVVCLSFNIYNSHVRYIQNSQPNLNNLTAVGCSLALAAVFPLGLDGYHIGRNQFPFVCQARLWLLGLGFSLGYGSMFTKIWWVHTVFTKKEEKKEWRKTLEPWKLYATVGLLVGMDILTLAIWQIVDPLHRTIETFAKEEPKEDIDVSILPQLEHCSSKKMNTWLGIFYGYKGLLLLLGIFLAYETKSVSTEKINDHRAVGMAIYNVAVLCLITAPVTMILSSQQDAAFAFASLAIVFSSYITLVVLFVPKMRRLITRGEWQSEAQDTMKTGSSTNNNEEEKSRLLEKENRELEKIIAEKEERVSELRHQLQSRQQLRSRRHPPTPPDPSGGLPRGPPEPPDRLSCDGSRVHLLYK; encoded by the exons TGAATCGAACGCCACACTCAG AACGACGCGCAGTGTACATCGGGGCGCTGTTTCCCATGAGCGGGGGCTGGCCAGGGGGCCAGGCCTGCCAGCCCGCGGTGGAGATGGCGCTGGAGGACGTGAATAGCCGCAGGGACATCCTGCCGGACTATGAACTCAAGCTCATCCACCACGACAGCAAG TGTGACCCAGGCCAAGCCACCAAGTACTTGTATGAACTGCTCTACAATGATCCCATCAAGATCATCCTCATGCCCGGCTGCAGCTCTGTCTCCACGCTTGTGGCTGAGGCTGCCAGGATGTGGAACCTTATTGTG CTTTCCTATGGCTCCAGTTCACCAGCCCTGTCAAATCGGCAGCGTTTCCCCACATTCTTCCGAACACATCCATCAGCCACTCTCCACAATCCTACCCGAGTGAAACTTTTTGAAAAGTGGGGCTGGAAGAAGATTGCCACCATTCAGCAGACCACGGAGGTCTTCACTTCG ACTCTGGATGACCTAGAGGAAAGAGTGAAGGAGGCTGGAATTGAGATAACTTTCCGCCAGAGCTTCTTCTCAGATCCAGCCGTGCCTGTCAAAAACCTGAAG CGCCAAGATGCCCGAATCATCGTGGGACTTTTTTATGAGACCGAAGCCCGGAAAGTTTTTTGTGAG GTGTACAAGGAACGTCTTTTTGGGAAGAAGTATGTCTGGTTCCTCATTGGGTGGTATGCTGACAATTGGTTCAAAATCTATGATCCGTCAATCAATTGCACAGTGGATGAGATGACCGAGGCAGTAGAGGGCCACATCACCACTGAGATTGTCATGCTGAACCCTGCCAACACCCGCAGCATTTCTAACATG ACATCCCAGGAGTTTGTGGAGAAACTAACCAAGCGACTCAAAAGACACCCTGAAGAGACAGGTGGCTTCCAGGAAGCACCGCTGGCCTATGATGCCATCTGGGCCTTGGCATTGGCCCTGAACAAGACATCTGGAGGAGGTGGCCGTTCGGGTGTGCGCCTGGAGGACTTCAACTACAACAACCAAACCATTACCGACCAAATTTACCGGGCAATGAACTCCTCGTCCTTTGAGGGTGTCTCT GGCCATGTGGTGTTTGATGCCAGTGGCTCCCGAATGGCATGGACACTTATCGAGCAGCTACAGG GTGGGAGCTACAAAAAGATTGGCTACTATGACAGCACCAAGGATGATCTTTCCTGGTCCAAAACAGATAAGTGGATTG GAGGGTCCCCTCCAGCTGACCAGACCCTGGTCATCAAGACATTCCGCTTCCTGTCACAGAAACTCTTTATCTCCGTCTCCGTTCTCTCCAGCCTGGGCATTGTCCTTGCTGTGGTCTGTCTGTCCTTTAACATCTATAACTCCCATGTCCG TTATATCCAGAACTCCCAGCCCAACCTGAACAATCTGACTGCCGTGGGCTGCTCACTGGCGTTAGCTGCTGTCTTTCCCCTTGGTCTGGATGGTTACCACATCGGAAGAAACCAGTTCCCTTTTGTCTGTCAG gCCCGCCTCTGGCTCCTAGGCCTGGGTTTTAGTCTGGGCTATGGCTCCATGTTCACCAAGATTTGGTGGGTCCATACAGTCTTcacaaagaaggaggaaaagaaggagtgGAGGAAG ACTCTGGAGCCCTGGAAGCTGTATGCCACAGTGGGCCTGCTGGTGGGCATGGATATCCTTACTCTTGCCATCTGGCAGATCGTGGACCCCTTGCACCGGACCATTGAG ACTTTTGCCAAGGAGGAACCGAAGGAAGACATTGACGTCTCTATTCTGCCCCAGCTGGAGCACTGCAGCTCCAAGAAGATGAATACATGGCTTG GTATTTTCTATGGTTACAAGgggttgctgctgctgctgggaatCTTTTTGGCTTATGAAACCAAGAGCGTGTCCACTGAGAAGATCAACGATCACAGGGCTGTTGGCATGGCCATCTACAATGTGGCG GTCCTGTGCCTCATCACTGCCCCCGTCACCATGATTCTGTCCAGCCAACAGGATGCAGCCTTTGCCTTCGCTTCTCTTGCCATCGTGTTCTCTTCCTATATTACTCTGGTTGTGCTCTTTGTGCCCAAG ATGCGCAGGCTTATCACCCGAGGGGAATGGCAGTCTGAGGCACAGGACACCATGAAGACAGGGTCATCTACCAACAACAATGAGGAGGAGAAGTCCCGCTTATTGGAGAAGGAAAACCGTGAACTGGAAAAGATCATTGCTGAG AAAGAGGAGCGAGTCTCTGAACTGCGCCATCAGCTCCAGTCTCGGCAGCAGCTCCGCTCCCGGCGCCATCCCCCAACACCCCCAGATCCCTCTGGGGGCCTACCTAGGGGACCCCCAGAGCCCCCTGACCGTCTTAGCTGTGATGGGAGTCGAGTCCATTTGCTTTACAAGTGA